The Elusimicrobiales bacterium genome includes the window AAAATACGCACAACCCACACTTGCCGGTGATATGGTTCTCATCTGTTGGCATTGTTGTATCGTAAACTGGAGTTTACGATTTGTCGAATATTTAGTAAACTGGACTTGACGATTTGATAAGGGGAGGCAGACCCAATGCTTGAAAAACTCTTCGCAATACACAATAGCACAGTCAAAAATACCCCGCGCGCCTTTAAACGCTATCTTTACGGACACATGGATTGGAAATCCGACGCCATTTGCCTCACCGGGGCGCGGGGCGTGGGCAAGACCACCATGCTCCTGCAATATTATCACGAGCAATATGACGACGTGGAAAAGTGTCTTTACGTCTCCGCCGATAACGTGGAGGCGACGGCTACCGGCCTGTTCAATATAGCTTCGGAATATTTCAATTTTGGCGGGAAGGCGCTTATCGTTGACGAAATTCACAAATACCAGAACTGGCAGGTTGAGCTTAAAAATATCGTGGACACATTCAAAGGAAAGAAGCTGCTGGTATCGGGCAGTTCCTCGCTGAATCTGAAAAAGGGCAAGGCGGACCTTTCCCGCCGTTTCGTTTATTATGACCTTAGAGGGCTTTCTTTCCGGGAATATCTGACGTTGAAAGAGGGCAAAACATTTCCCGCGCTGAAATTGGATGATATTTTGCGCGGCCATGTGAAGCACGCGCAGGCAATTTCCGGGGAGATAGCCGTTCTTAAGGATTTCAGGAAATACTTGAGCGGCGGCTATTATCCTTTCTTTATTGAGAGCGAGGCGGCTTATCCGCAAAAAGTTCTCAACATAATTGAAAAGGTCCTCTACGAGGATGTCGCGGTGATAGGCAATGTAAAACCCGTCAATATCGTGGCGATGAAAAAAATCCTGTGGCTGATAGCCGGAACAGCCGCTTTTGCGCCAAACATAGACAAGCTGAGCAGGGAACTAGGCATTTCCAAAGAGTATGTTTATCACTATCTGGAGTACCTTGAGCAAGCTGGAATTATCGTTGCGCTGTATTCCGAAGGAAAGGGTTACAAGCTGTTAAGAAAGCCCGCCAAGCTGTTTCTTGAAAATACAAATCTGCTCGCCGCAATCAACGGCTCGTTAAAGCTGGATGACGAAGAGGGCGCGGTGCGGGAGACCTTCTTCATGAATCAATTAGCAAGCTGCGAACGCATCACAGCCGCCGAAACAGGCGATTTTACGGTAAACAACGCATTGGTCTTCGAGGTCGGCGGGAAGAATAAAACCACGGAACAAATTAAAAACGTAAAAGACGCTTATCTTGCTTTGGATAAAGTTGAAATAGGGGCAGGCAATAAAATACCGCTCTATCTTTTCGGCTTTCTGTATTGAGACCGCAAATCGTCCGGAGATTGGGTATGCATATCGCGGGGCAATTTCGGGAAATCTGGCGCGACGATGTTGGTGTCCATATAGGTGTCCAGTGAGAGTCCGAAACGGCTAAATTCAGCTAAACTCAGACGGGGATTTTTCTGTTGGCTCACTATAGGGGTGATGGCGGGTAAGTCCGGCTAAGATGCTCTGGTCAGTTTACAAAACCGTTGCTCTGCCATTGAGCTACCTCGGCGCAAACTGCGGGTTTCTATTGTCAATAATAGCATTTTCCGGCAAAAGGAGAATCACATTCTGAACCGCGGGGGTCCATATAGTATCCATCCAACGGCCCCCAAAAGCGTCGTCCGCGCATAAAAAAACTGCACGGCTTTTGCGCTATTTTCGCATTTCCAGTGCAGTTCCGCGGCGTTTTCACGACAACATTATTGCATCCCCCCCCCCGACGTGAAATGCAATAAAATCAGACTTTTTCAGCGGATCCTATTTGGATTTTCTTCTGGGGGACCTGCTTTTTTTCGCGGCTTCCTCGTCGGAGGGAGAAATGGCGGCAAGCCGCCTCCAGGCGTCGCGCGCGTCGTCGCGGCGGTCCAGCTTTTCCAGAGATTTGGCATAGAGGCGCAGCAGAAGTGTCTTGTCCAGCGTCATGTCCAGCGATGACTGCGCCAGCAGCGCTTCCAGCAGTTTGGCGGCGTCGCCGTGGCGCCCGCCATCAAAATCCATATTGGCCCGGCAGAAGTCAGCGCGGCGCGCCGCCTGCGGGCCCAGGGCGCGCATTTTATCCAGCATGCTATCCGCCTGCCTGTTCTTGCCGGATTTGTAAAACGCCAGCGCGGCATTTTCCATGGCGATGATATCCGCTGAGTCTCCGCCGGAGAGCCTGAGAAACTCGTCCCGCGCCAGGTCGTAATCGCCGTTCTGGTAATAGAGCTTGCCAAGCATCAGGCGGGCCTCGCGGTTATCGGGGAAATTGTTCAGGCAACGCTCCAACTCGCGGCGGGCATAGTCGTAGAGGCCCTCCTCCCGGTACATGTCGCCGAGACAATAAAAAATGCGCGGGTCCAGGCTGCCTCTGTCGCGCGCGGACTCCAGCGCGGCTATGGCCTGCAAATAATGCTTCGGCCCCAGCTGGTACAGCACGAACCCTTTTTCGGCGAGGGCTTTTATATCGTCTGGATTGGCCTGAAGGCGGACCTGCACGTCCTCAAGTTGTTTTTCGGGGGCCGATACCGGCGGAAGCGAAGCAGGGCCGGTTCCGCGCGCGCGATGCGCCGCAACCGCTAAAACCGCCGCCAGCGCGGCCGCAACCGCCGCCCAGGCAAGACCGCGTCTGATTGCCGGCGGCAAGATCAGCCGTTCTCCCGCGAGTCGGAATCTCCGCCGGAGAGCAGCTGGCCCAGCGTCAGCGGCGGGGCCTCTTTGAGGTAATGCGCGATGATTTTGCGGTTCTGTATTTCCTCAAACCGCTTTATGGAGAGATTAATCTCGTACGCCTGCGAATTGACGCCCATCACCATCGCCGCCACGGTGTCGCCGGGCTTGGGCTGAAGCTCGTGCCCGAATTCGGCTATGGGCACAAAGCCCTGCACGTCGGGCGAGACGGAAATTTTCATTCCCTCGGCGCTGACTTCCAGAATTTTGCCCTTGACCACGCTGCGCGCCTGATACCTGCGCCGCAGCGCGTCTGCGGGGTTGGGGGCTAGCTGGCGCAGCCCGAATATCAGGGCCGGAGCCGTTTCGCTTATATGCAGCAGCTTGGCTTTGAGCCGCTGGCCGCGTTTGAATGTTTTCAGCGCCTCTTCCTGATTGCGCCAGGAGATATCCTCGTTGCGGACCACGCCCTCAATCCCGTGATAGCGGACCAGCAGCGAATCCTTGCCGGCGCGCGAAACCACCACGCGCAGCACTTCCCCCTGCTTTATCTGGGACATGACCTCGGTCCGGCGGGCGGCCTCGTCCTCTTCCAACGCCTGCTTGCGCGAGACAATCATGCGGCGCTTTTCGCGGGCGATTTCTATGATATAGCACTTTATCTTCGCGCCGGCGGGCAGGTGATGCTTGAATGCCGGATGCAACTCCGACAGCGAAAGCGGCATGAAAGCGCGCACTCCCATCACATCCACTATATAGCCGCCTTTGACCGCTTCCAGCACCGCGCCCTTGACGCGGGTTTTGGCTTCCAGCGCCTTGGCGGCCTCGCCCCAGCCGGCAATCTCCTGCGCCCTGGCATGGGAAAGCAGCGTATGCCTCTCGTCGCCGCCACGCTTTTCCAGCACGGCGGGGATTTCCGCCCCGACCGCGGGAACGGTGTTGGGCGCAACGAACTCCGAAACCGGGATAAGGCCCTCTTTCTTCTCGCCTATGTCCACCAGCAGATATTGCGGGCCTATCTGGATGACTTTGACTTTGACGATTTCCCTGCTGTTGAGCTTTTTGCGGAAATCCTCCTGCTCCGCGAAAAGACCCTCCATGGACATTTCGGAGGATTCGGTTTCAACGGAAACCGCCGGGGTCTGGGTTTCGTTCTGCAGGTTGTCTGTGTCCATAAGTCTCCCTTGCGCCGCGCGCGGCTGCGGGCGGCGCGTATATCTAATCTTCTATTGCCAGGATATCCGACATTATCTTCTCTGAAATCTTCCCGTAATCCGCCTTCTCCGCGGCTTCAAAGCGGCAAACACCGCCTATTTTCACCTTCACCGTGCCGAACATGTCATCGCTGCCCATGATTCTGGCCGTGATGACCGGCACTCCGCTTTTGGCCGCCAGAAACCCTATGCCGGCCTGCGGCTTGCCCGGCCTGCCGTCCCTGGACCGGGTCCCTTCCGGAAACAGCGCCACCAGATGCCCCTTCTTAAGCGCGTCCAGCACGGCCCGCAGCGCGCCCAGGTCTCCGCCGGGCTTGCGCCGGTCTATGCAGATAACCTCCACCGTGCGCATCACCCAGCCGATTAACGGAGTGTCAAAAAGCTCTTTCTTGGCCAGGAACCGCACCGGCCTGACCCGCCCGGCGCAGCATTCCAATACGGGCGGGTCCGCGTTGGAGAGGTGATTGCACGCCAGTATAGCCCCGCCGGAACGCGGAATTTTCTCCAGCCCCTCCGCCTCAACCTGGTAAAAAGTTTCCACGTAGAGGCGGACAAGGTATCTTATCAAATTTGCGAGCATCTTTTCCGCACTATGACGGCGACGGCGTCGGTCGCCGCCTCCAGAGTGAGTTCCGAGGTGTCCACCACCACGCAGTCCGGCGCTTTCTTAAGCGGCGCGGCGGCGCGGGTGGAGTCGTTTTTGTCCCGCGCGATGATGCCGCGCAGTATCTCGCCGTAATCCGCCGGCAGGCCCTGCCGCTCCAGTTGCAGCACGCGGCGTCTGGCGCGTTTGTCGGGCGCGGCGTCCAGATAAATTTTCAGTTCCGCGTCCGGGAAAACCGCCGTCCCGATATCGCGCCCTTCCATGACCATGCCGCCGTCCGCGCCCAGGGCGCGCTGTATTTCGCGGAACAGTTCGCGCACTGCCGGGTTTTTGGCTATTGCGCTGGAGGTTTTGCTGACCTCCTCGCCGCGCAGTTCGCCGCCGGGGTCCTGTCCGTCCACAAGCGCGCGCAGCACGCCGCCCTCGCCTGCGGCGAAATCCCATTTGGAGGAGTGCGCCGTCCCTGCCACGGCCCCGTCGTCGGACGGGGATATGCCCAGCCGCAGCAGCTTCCACGCCAGGGCGCGGTACATCTCTCCGGTGTTTATAAAGCCGTAGCCCAGCTGGCGCGCAACAGCCATGCCGACGGTGGACTTGCCCACCCCGGCGGGGCCGTCTATGGCGATTAAAATTCCCTTCTTTCTCATTTTGCGACTGCGGCTATTGCGTCCTGCGGGATGGCGGCCTTGTCCACGCGCAACGGTCTGACCCATTTGGTGAAGCCCGACGGTTTCAGCGAATACTCGTTGACCAGGCGGGCCACCTCGGAGATGGGCATGAAATTCTCCCAGTTCACGCGCAGCACGCGCACGCCCGCGCCTTCCATTTCGGAGATGAACTGGTCGTAATTGCGCTGGAGGGCGCGCAGATAGTCCACATCTATGGTCTGCTCCATCACCCGGCCCCGGCTGTGAATGCGCTGTATGGCGGTTTCCGGCCTGCATTCCAGATAAATCATAAGCTGCGGAAACACCAGTTCGCGCAGCACCATGTTGTCAAACAAATCCAGATAGGTGTTGTAGTCCAGGTCGCTGATGATTTTGTCGGGATGCTCGTTGAGCATGCGGGCGAAAATGGTGTCTTCCCATATGGTCCGGTCCTGCACCACGCCGCGGATGCGCCCCAGGCTGATGCGCGAGACGAACTCCCTGTGCTGGCGGAAGCGGTGGTTAAGCAGCCACACCTGCATCATGGTGCCGTAGCTTTTCATGTCCTTGTAAAAATGGGCGAGGTACGGGTTCCCGGCGACTTCTTCCAGGATGGGCTCGAAATTCAGCGCTTTGGCAAGCTCGGTGGTGAGCGTGGATTTGCCCACGCCTATGGTTCCGGCGATTCCTATGTAGCCTTCTGCGAACATAAAAAAATCCTCCCGCATCGGACTGGCGGCGGCTACATCATATCTTTTTTGCCGCCGCCCGCCAAAATCCCCGTCGGGGAAAGATTTGCAAGGAAATTGCAGTTGGCAGCGGGAATCAAAGCGGCCAACGGCAGGCGGCTGAGAGCTGCGCGGCATCCGACGCGCGGCGGGAGAAATTACCCTGCTTTGGAGGCAAGCTCGCCCAGCGACAGCATCGGCAAAAACATCGCTATGACTATGCCGCCGATGACCACGCCCATAAAAACTATAATCAGCGGCTCTATCATGGAAGTAAGTCCCTTGACGGCGGTGTCAACTTCGGTGTCGTAGAAATCCGCGATGCGCACCAGCATGGTATCCAGGCAGCCGGTTTCCTCGCCCACGCCTATCATCTGGATGACCATCGGCGGGAAAATGCCGGCTTTTTTGAGCGGCTCCATCAGCCTGCCGCCTTCCTTGACAGAATCGCGGCAGCTTATAATGGAGTTTTCCACTATCTTGTTGCCCGCCGTGGCGGCGACGGTTTCCAGCCCCTGCAATATCGGCACGCCGGACTTGAGCAACGTGCCCAGCGTGCGCGAAAACTTGGCTATGGACACTTTTTTGAGCAGTATGCCGAACACGGGCAGCTTCAGGGACAGTTCATCCGCCTTTAACTGGACCTGCGGCGACTTGGCGTACATATGCTTCATGGCAAAAAACAGCGAGATAGGAGTTCCAATCACGATGATATAGTGCCCCTTTATAAAATCGGATATGCCTATGACTATACGCGTAACCAGCGGCAGCTCCGCGCCGAAGCCGGCGAAAATGTTCTTGAACGTGGGGATGACAAACATCATAAGGCCTATGGTGATGACAGAGGCGATAAGCCCCACCACTATCGGATACATCATCGCCGCCTTGACCTTGCCCTTCAAGGCCTCCGCCTGCTCCAGATAGGCGGACAGACGCTCCAGAATGGTGTCCAGTATGCCGCCAACCTCGCCGGCGCGTATCATGGCAACATACAGAGTGTTGAATGCCTTCGGATGCTTTTTCATCGCGTCGGCTATGCCCATGCCGGCCTCTATGTCGGCCTTGATAGAG containing:
- a CDS encoding ATP-binding protein produces the protein MLEKLFAIHNSTVKNTPRAFKRYLYGHMDWKSDAICLTGARGVGKTTMLLQYYHEQYDDVEKCLYVSADNVEATATGLFNIASEYFNFGGKALIVDEIHKYQNWQVELKNIVDTFKGKKLLVSGSSSLNLKKGKADLSRRFVYYDLRGLSFREYLTLKEGKTFPALKLDDILRGHVKHAQAISGEIAVLKDFRKYLSGGYYPFFIESEAAYPQKVLNIIEKVLYEDVAVIGNVKPVNIVAMKKILWLIAGTAAFAPNIDKLSRELGISKEYVYHYLEYLEQAGIIVALYSEGKGYKLLRKPAKLFLENTNLLAAINGSLKLDDEEGAVRETFFMNQLASCERITAAETGDFTVNNALVFEVGGKNKTTEQIKNVKDAYLALDKVEIGAGNKIPLYLFGFLY
- a CDS encoding tetratricopeptide repeat protein, with product MPPAIRRGLAWAAVAAALAAVLAVAAHRARGTGPASLPPVSAPEKQLEDVQVRLQANPDDIKALAEKGFVLYQLGPKHYLQAIAALESARDRGSLDPRIFYCLGDMYREEGLYDYARRELERCLNNFPDNREARLMLGKLYYQNGDYDLARDEFLRLSGGDSADIIAMENAALAFYKSGKNRQADSMLDKMRALGPQAARRADFCRANMDFDGGRHGDAAKLLEALLAQSSLDMTLDKTLLLRLYAKSLEKLDRRDDARDAWRRLAAISPSDEEAAKKSRSPRRKSK
- a CDS encoding S1 RNA-binding domain-containing protein — protein: MDTDNLQNETQTPAVSVETESSEMSMEGLFAEQEDFRKKLNSREIVKVKVIQIGPQYLLVDIGEKKEGLIPVSEFVAPNTVPAVGAEIPAVLEKRGGDERHTLLSHARAQEIAGWGEAAKALEAKTRVKGAVLEAVKGGYIVDVMGVRAFMPLSLSELHPAFKHHLPAGAKIKCYIIEIAREKRRMIVSRKQALEEDEAARRTEVMSQIKQGEVLRVVVSRAGKDSLLVRYHGIEGVVRNEDISWRNQEEALKTFKRGQRLKAKLLHISETAPALIFGLRQLAPNPADALRRRYQARSVVKGKILEVSAEGMKISVSPDVQGFVPIAEFGHELQPKPGDTVAAMVMGVNSQAYEINLSIKRFEEIQNRKIIAHYLKEAPPLTLGQLLSGGDSDSRENG
- a CDS encoding lysophospholipid acyltransferase family protein; translation: MIRYLVRLYVETFYQVEAEGLEKIPRSGGAILACNHLSNADPPVLECCAGRVRPVRFLAKKELFDTPLIGWVMRTVEVICIDRRKPGGDLGALRAVLDALKKGHLVALFPEGTRSRDGRPGKPQAGIGFLAAKSGVPVITARIMGSDDMFGTVKVKIGGVCRFEAAEKADYGKISEKIMSDILAIED
- the cmk gene encoding (d)CMP kinase, translating into MRKKGILIAIDGPAGVGKSTVGMAVARQLGYGFINTGEMYRALAWKLLRLGISPSDDGAVAGTAHSSKWDFAAGEGGVLRALVDGQDPGGELRGEEVSKTSSAIAKNPAVRELFREIQRALGADGGMVMEGRDIGTAVFPDAELKIYLDAAPDKRARRRVLQLERQGLPADYGEILRGIIARDKNDSTRAAAPLKKAPDCVVVDTSELTLEAATDAVAVIVRKRCSQI
- a CDS encoding deoxynucleoside kinase, with product MFAEGYIGIAGTIGVGKSTLTTELAKALNFEPILEEVAGNPYLAHFYKDMKSYGTMMQVWLLNHRFRQHREFVSRISLGRIRGVVQDRTIWEDTIFARMLNEHPDKIISDLDYNTYLDLFDNMVLRELVFPQLMIYLECRPETAIQRIHSRGRVMEQTIDVDYLRALQRNYDQFISEMEGAGVRVLRVNWENFMPISEVARLVNEYSLKPSGFTKWVRPLRVDKAAIPQDAIAAVAK
- a CDS encoding type II secretion system F family protein, whose translation is MQFAYKAKDAAGRPVEGVLDAPDQRTAVDRLRALKLTVAEISAKKEGGIFSKLNPFKPGVKSKDLVIFSRQLSTLVSAGVPIVQGLSILEAQSDNPAFKSVITSIKADIEAGMGIADAMKKHPKAFNTLYVAMIRAGEVGGILDTILERLSAYLEQAEALKGKVKAAMMYPIVVGLIASVITIGLMMFVIPTFKNIFAGFGAELPLVTRIVIGISDFIKGHYIIVIGTPISLFFAMKHMYAKSPQVQLKADELSLKLPVFGILLKKVSIAKFSRTLGTLLKSGVPILQGLETVAATAGNKIVENSIISCRDSVKEGGRLMEPLKKAGIFPPMVIQMIGVGEETGCLDTMLVRIADFYDTEVDTAVKGLTSMIEPLIIVFMGVVIGGIVIAMFLPMLSLGELASKAG